From the genome of Eucalyptus grandis isolate ANBG69807.140 chromosome 2, ASM1654582v1, whole genome shotgun sequence, one region includes:
- the LOC104417440 gene encoding cytochrome P450 71A9-like: MNVSGLFYILEWRTRPDLPILSGFHAMSFLQLLVALICALAVPLSLVLLFDTKKKRKASRNLPPGPRKLPIIGNLHQLGSLPHRSLAQLSKRYGQIMFLQLGSIPTLVISSEEVAREVFKAHDRTFSGRPAFYAVKKLTYNCSDVSFGAYGDSWRELRKIVILELLSSKRVQLFESVRKEEVKLMLDAITSSPGPVNIGELALLLANNIVCRVTFGKKWQAEGGGVKSKFHETLRETQSVAGGFCVADLFPQIAWFNRLNGFKAKVEKSFSELDKLYNEVIEEHRDPKRPKPDHEDLVDVLLRLQRDPNRMITLSGEQIKGVLTDTFNAGSDSAAATLVWTMTELARHPSMMRKAQEEVREAAKGKLQVEESDLLGLTYLTSVIKEALRLHPPLPLLIPRATIEDCKIKGYEIPRGTTVFINLTAISTDPKSWENPEEFRPERFLSSSIDFNGQNYEFLPFGSGRRGCPGINFGVVIVELALANLLHRFNWKQPEGMSVEDIDMEEAYGLTTFKRTPLCLIATPVTG, from the exons ATGAATGTATCAGGCTTATTCTATATCTTAGAATGGCGGACACGTCCGGATCTTCCGATTCTCTCTG GATTTCACGCCAtgagttttcttcaacttcttgTGGCCCTCATATGCGCTCTTGCGGTACCTCTGTCACTAGTCTTATTGTTTGATActaagaagaagagaaaagcatCTAGGAATCTCCCTCCCGGCCCTAGGAAGTTGCCGATCATCGGGAATTTGCACCAGCTCGGCTCCTTGCCTCACCGTTCGCTTGCTCAACTCTCAAAACGGTATGGCCAGATCATGTTTCTGCAGCTCGGCTCTATTCCCACTTTAGTCATCTCATCCGAAGAAGTCGCCAGAGAAGTATTCAAGGCCCATGACCGCACTTTCTCTGGCAGACCCGCCTTTTATGCGGTGAAGAAGTTAACATACAATTGTTCTGATGTGAGTTTTGGCGCCTATGGCGATTCCTGGAGAGAGCTCAGGAAAATAGTGATCCTAGAACTCCTGAGCAGTAAGAGAGTCCAGTTGTTTGAATCTGTGAGGAAGGAAGAGGTTAAGCTCATGCTTGACGCAATCACTTCTTCTCCAGGTCCCGTCAACATTGGTGAATTGGCACTtctattggccaacaacatcgTGTGCCGAGTGACTTTTGGTAAGAAATGGCAGGCTGAAGGTGGAGGTGTAAAGAGCAAATTTCACGAGACGCTTCGTGAAACACAGAGCGTTGCAGGGGGTTTTTGTGTTGCAGATCTGTTTCCGCAGATAGCTTGGTTTAACAGGCTCAATGGATTCAAGGCGAAGGTTGAAAAGAGCTTCAGTGAGTTAGACAAGTTGTACAATGAAGTGATTGAGGAGCACCGAGACCCTAAAAGGCCTAAACCCGATCACGAAGATCTTGTTGACGTGTTGCTTCGGTTGCAAAGGGATCCAAATCGAATGATTACCCTCTCAGGCGAACAGATAAAAGGCGTATTAACA GACACGTTCAATGCAGGTTCAGATTCTGCAGCAGCCACTCTAGTTTGGACAATGACAGAACTTGCCCGCCATCCATCTATGATGAGAAAAGCACAAGAAGAGGTTCGAGAAGCAGCAAAAGGGAAGTTACAGGTTGAAGAGAGTGACCTTCTAGGACTCACTTACCTAACATCAGTCATCAAAGAGGCATTAAGACTCCATCCACCACTCCCTCTTCTTATTCCAAGAGCGACAATTGAGGATTGCAAGATAAAGGGATACGAAATTCCTAGAGGAACAACTGTATTCATCAATTTGACAGCAATATCCACAGACCCAAAAAGTTGGGAAAACCCAGAAGAGTTCAGGCCTGAGAGGTTCTTGAGCAGCTCCATCGATTTCAATGGACAGAACTATGAGTTTCTGCCATTTGGTTCTGGCAGGCGGGGATGCCCCGGCATAAACTTTGGTGTGGTGATAGTTGAGCTTGCATTGGCTAATCTCCTTCATCGGTTCAATTGGAAACAGCCTGAAGGAATGAGTGTTGAAGATATTGACATGGAAGAAGCTTACGGCCTCACGACTTTCAAGAGAACTCCTCTTTGCCTGATAGCAACCCCCGTGACTGGTTGA